A single region of the Bacteroidales bacterium genome encodes:
- a CDS encoding DUF2723 domain-containing protein, producing MKPYNRYNTILGWIVFAVATVVYSLTVEPTASWWDCGEYIATAYKLQVGHPPGAPFFQLAGRFFSLFAFGDTSRVALMINMMSVLSSSFTILFLFWTITMLAEKMVFCKGEEITAGQAYTVLGAGLVGALAYAFSDSFWFSAVEGEVYAMSSFFTALVFWAILRWEKVAGEPHAFRWLIFIAYMMGLSIGVHLLNLLAIPAIAFVYYYKKQKATSKGMILTGVISILLLAFIMYVIVPEIVNQFATAELLFVNTFGLPFNSGTIAFFIIIIGLSVTGILYTIKDPVSNVLRWSMLILLGCLVVLILAASSSGGNFVIRLIICGVLLTLLYMARNRKALLNTVVLSFVFILIGYSSFLLIVIRANANTPINENEPSDAISLLSYLNREQYGDWPIFYGPYYNAPLDPENPYKDGNPIYIKDLNTGKYVITDDRKSSIPNYDNRFCTIFPRMWSNQKESHISAYKQWGRVKGHPIRYTNRQGEAEVINKPTFGENLRFFFSYQVGHMYWRYFLWNFVGRQNDIEGHGGISEGNWISGIPFIDKMHIGSQEYLPFSMKNPARNKFYALPLILGLAGLFYQLKRDKKNTFVVALLFIMTGFAIIIYLNQYPYQPRERDYAYAGSFYAFAIWLGMGVMAVAELFNRFLKQHHAAIFATVLCFLLVPFIMAQQGWNDHNRSGKYAARDFAANYLNSCAPNAILITNGDNDTFPLWYAQEVEGIRTDVRVVNFMLASGDWYVRQMMKKVYDSDPLPFTLKAEQYNKGVNEIIPYYEESSIKGRSELKKVIDFIASESQSTRLPVQSGEWINYFPTKSVRLSVDSANAVKNGVVPAYYADRIEPFVDWQIKTNYLYRNDLMLLDFLATNNWKRPLYFANPNSVSQVLDIDTYCHLEGFVYRFMPVKAEHHIRGLSGLNTQASYDILMNKCKWGNLNDPGVTVDRESFRNTMIPKQNFMRLVQALMDAKKADSAVRVTDRVIEIFPNEKFPFDLYMIPFLEIYYQAGEIEKANRMNEILLNNHEGNIIYYQSLSGKFAEYYSEDQEQAFMVLNRLAELAREYDQKELADRIDGVIKYRLELFK from the coding sequence ATGAAACCATATAACCGGTACAACACGATCCTGGGTTGGATCGTCTTTGCTGTCGCGACAGTTGTTTACTCGCTGACGGTAGAACCTACAGCCAGCTGGTGGGACTGTGGCGAATACATAGCCACAGCTTATAAACTTCAGGTCGGGCATCCGCCTGGTGCTCCGTTCTTTCAGCTGGCGGGCCGGTTCTTTTCCCTTTTTGCCTTTGGCGACACTTCCCGGGTTGCCCTCATGATCAACATGATGTCGGTCCTGTCAAGCAGTTTCACCATCCTGTTCCTGTTCTGGACCATTACGATGCTGGCAGAAAAGATGGTTTTCTGCAAAGGCGAAGAGATCACAGCCGGACAGGCCTACACCGTTTTGGGTGCCGGACTGGTCGGTGCGCTGGCCTATGCGTTTTCAGATTCTTTCTGGTTTTCAGCCGTCGAAGGTGAGGTTTATGCGATGTCCTCTTTTTTCACCGCACTGGTTTTTTGGGCGATCCTCAGATGGGAAAAAGTTGCCGGGGAGCCACACGCCTTCAGGTGGCTGATTTTCATCGCTTATATGATGGGACTTTCCATTGGTGTCCACTTGCTCAACCTGCTGGCCATACCTGCCATTGCATTCGTGTATTATTACAAAAAACAGAAAGCGACCTCAAAAGGGATGATCCTTACCGGAGTGATTTCCATTCTGCTGCTTGCTTTCATCATGTACGTGATCGTTCCTGAGATCGTTAACCAGTTTGCCACGGCGGAACTGCTGTTTGTCAACACGTTCGGATTGCCCTTCAACTCGGGTACGATCGCTTTCTTTATCATCATCATCGGATTAAGTGTCACCGGTATCCTGTATACCATCAAAGACCCCGTATCGAACGTACTCCGGTGGTCGATGCTTATCCTGCTGGGATGCCTGGTCGTTTTAATTCTGGCTGCAAGTTCTTCCGGGGGGAATTTTGTCATACGCCTGATCATCTGTGGCGTACTCCTGACCCTGCTCTACATGGCTCGCAACCGGAAAGCCCTGCTCAACACGGTCGTTCTCTCTTTTGTGTTCATCCTCATCGGCTACTCCTCTTTTCTGCTGATCGTGATCCGTGCCAATGCCAACACACCCATCAATGAAAATGAACCTTCCGATGCCATCAGCCTGTTATCCTATCTGAACAGAGAACAATATGGTGATTGGCCTATTTTCTATGGTCCGTACTACAATGCACCCCTGGATCCGGAAAATCCGTATAAAGACGGGAATCCGATCTATATAAAAGATTTAAATACAGGAAAATACGTTATTACAGACGATCGAAAGTCTTCGATTCCGAACTATGACAACCGTTTTTGCACCATTTTTCCGCGTATGTGGAGTAACCAGAAGGAGTCACATATTTCCGCCTACAAGCAGTGGGGCAGGGTGAAAGGTCATCCCATACGCTATACCAACCGGCAGGGAGAAGCCGAGGTCATCAACAAACCTACTTTCGGTGAGAATCTGCGGTTCTTTTTCAGTTACCAGGTAGGACATATGTACTGGCGCTACTTTCTCTGGAACTTTGTCGGGCGTCAGAATGATATTGAAGGGCACGGGGGGATCTCAGAAGGCAACTGGATCAGTGGAATCCCTTTCATCGACAAGATGCACATCGGCAGCCAGGAGTATCTGCCTTTCAGCATGAAAAACCCTGCCCGGAACAAGTTTTATGCGCTTCCTCTGATACTGGGACTCGCCGGGTTGTTCTATCAGCTGAAACGTGATAAGAAAAATACCTTCGTGGTGGCCCTGTTGTTTATCATGACCGGTTTTGCCATCATCATTTATCTCAACCAGTACCCGTATCAGCCAAGAGAGAGGGATTATGCCTATGCGGGATCATTTTATGCCTTTGCTATCTGGTTAGGGATGGGTGTCATGGCTGTTGCGGAGTTATTCAACCGTTTCTTAAAACAGCATCACGCTGCCATCTTTGCGACGGTATTGTGCTTTTTACTGGTGCCTTTCATCATGGCACAGCAGGGCTGGAATGACCATAACCGCTCCGGTAAATATGCAGCCAGGGATTTTGCTGCCAACTATCTGAATTCCTGTGCTCCGAATGCAATCCTGATCACAAACGGGGACAACGACACTTTCCCCCTGTGGTATGCCCAGGAGGTGGAAGGGATTCGGACCGACGTCAGAGTGGTCAATTTCATGCTGGCCAGCGGTGACTGGTATGTCCGCCAGATGATGAAAAAAGTGTATGATTCGGATCCCCTGCCCTTTACCCTGAAAGCAGAACAGTACAATAAAGGTGTCAACGAGATCATCCCTTATTACGAGGAATCCAGTATCAAGGGAAGATCCGAATTGAAAAAGGTGATCGATTTCATCGCCAGTGAAAGTCAGTCCACCAGGTTGCCTGTCCAGAGCGGCGAATGGATCAACTATTTTCCGACCAAAAGTGTCCGGTTATCCGTCGACTCGGCCAACGCAGTGAAAAACGGCGTTGTTCCTGCATACTATGCTGACCGGATTGAACCCTTTGTCGACTGGCAGATCAAAACCAATTACTTATACCGGAACGATTTGATGCTGCTTGATTTTCTGGCGACCAACAACTGGAAGCGCCCTCTTTATTTTGCCAACCCAAACAGCGTCAGCCAGGTACTGGATATTGACACCTACTGTCATCTTGAAGGATTTGTCTACAGGTTCATGCCGGTAAAAGCCGAACACCATATCCGGGGCCTTTCGGGGTTGAACACGCAGGCCTCATATGACATCCTGATGAATAAGTGTAAATGGGGTAACCTGAACGATCCGGGGGTTACTGTGGACCGTGAGAGTTTTCGCAATACCATGATTCCCAAACAGAATTTCATGCGATTGGTACAGGCCTTAATGGATGCTAAAAAGGCGGATTCGGCAGTCAGGGTGACCGACCGGGTGATTGAAATATTTCCCAACGAAAAATTCCCGTTCGACCTGTACATGATCCCCTTCCTGGAGATCTATTACCAGGCAGGAGAGATCGAGAAAGCTAACCGGATGAACGAGATCCTGCTCAATAATCACGAAGGGAATATCATCTATTACCAGTCACTTTCCGGCAAGTTCGCTGAATATTATTCAGAAGACCAGGAACAGGCGTTCATGGTCTTGAACCGCCTGGCGGAGCTTGCCCGTGAATATGACCAGAAAGAACTTGCCGACCGTATCGATGGGGTCATAAAATACCGGCTGGAACTTTTTAAGTAA
- the lgt gene encoding prolipoprotein diacylglyceryl transferase produces the protein MLNYITWNVHPEIFHVGSLSVRWYGLLFALGFYVGYLIMARFFRKEGVPVKELDRLTTFMVVGTIIGARLGHCLFYEPAYYLSHPLEILKIWEGGLASHGAAIGIILAIYLFSRKSSQTFLWTLDRIVIVVALSGVLIRLGNLMNSEIFGKPADLPWAFIFVRDNLVPRHPTQIYEALTYLLIFIYLLWHYDHKGGHPRPGFLFGMFLILIFASRFFIEFLKEPQVQFEAKYLLNLGQSLSIPFILLGTFMVWRSKKRNTREIT, from the coding sequence ATCTTAAACTACATTACCTGGAATGTCCATCCGGAAATATTTCACGTGGGATCTCTGTCGGTCAGGTGGTACGGATTGCTCTTTGCGCTGGGTTTCTACGTTGGGTACCTGATCATGGCCCGGTTCTTCCGCAAGGAGGGTGTTCCCGTCAAGGAGCTGGACAGGCTTACGACCTTTATGGTCGTTGGCACCATCATCGGTGCGCGGCTCGGACATTGCCTGTTCTACGAACCAGCCTACTACCTGAGCCATCCGTTGGAAATACTCAAAATATGGGAAGGAGGACTGGCAAGTCACGGGGCAGCCATTGGGATCATCCTGGCCATTTACCTTTTTTCAAGGAAAAGCTCGCAGACCTTTCTGTGGACCCTCGACAGGATTGTCATCGTTGTTGCCCTGTCGGGCGTACTGATCAGGCTCGGAAACCTGATGAATTCAGAGATCTTTGGCAAGCCAGCTGACCTGCCCTGGGCATTTATCTTTGTCAGGGATAACCTGGTTCCCCGTCATCCGACCCAGATCTATGAAGCACTGACCTACCTGCTGATCTTTATCTATTTGTTATGGCACTACGACCATAAGGGAGGACACCCCCGGCCCGGATTTCTTTTTGGGATGTTTCTGATTTTGATATTTGCGTCCCGGTTTTTCATCGAATTTCTGAAGGAGCCCCAGGTGCAGTTTGAGGCAAAGTACCTTCTGAACCTGGGCCAATCCCTGAGCATTCCCTTCATACTGCTGGGGACCTTCATGGTCTGGCGCTCTAAAAAGAGAAATACCAGGGAAATTACTTAA
- the dprA gene encoding DNA-processing protein DprA, with amino-acid sequence MTDSLVCQIALTLVPGVGGVNGRKLVAYCGGVEAVFREKTKALLRIPGIGNTLAGALHSADVISRAEKEARFVEKNRIRTVFYTDKEYPRRLHHCADAPMMLYVKGPVDLNNDRILSMVGTRSATEYGKEVVSHLIDGLAAFNVLIVSGLAYGIDSCSHKAALLNNLPTVAVLAHGLDRIYPQANRSLAVRMIEWGGLVTEFISETNPDRENFPKRNRIIAGLADAVVVVEAGRKGGALITAEIANSYNRDVFAVPGRLSDEYSVGCNFLIRTNKAALIQSNEDIIYLMGWEKSGEFTGSRQALLFHSLTQEEEMLVKILDAQGECTVDWLSLQSGLTLGKVTSLLLTLEFKGIVKSLPGKIYKMG; translated from the coding sequence GTGACCGATTCGCTTGTTTGTCAAATTGCACTAACCCTGGTTCCCGGTGTGGGGGGAGTCAACGGAAGGAAGCTGGTGGCATACTGCGGCGGAGTGGAGGCTGTTTTCAGGGAAAAGACCAAAGCCCTGCTCAGGATTCCCGGTATCGGCAACACCCTTGCCGGAGCGTTGCACAGTGCCGATGTGATCTCCCGTGCTGAAAAGGAAGCCCGGTTCGTGGAGAAAAACAGGATAAGGACTGTGTTTTATACGGACAAGGAATATCCCCGGCGGCTGCACCATTGTGCCGATGCCCCCATGATGCTCTATGTCAAAGGACCGGTTGATCTGAACAACGACAGGATCCTGAGCATGGTCGGTACCCGGAGCGCCACCGAATATGGAAAAGAGGTGGTCAGTCACCTGATCGATGGCCTGGCTGCATTTAATGTATTGATAGTTAGTGGTTTAGCTTATGGGATCGATTCCTGTTCCCATAAAGCAGCGCTGTTGAACAACCTGCCGACGGTGGCAGTGCTGGCCCACGGCCTCGACAGGATCTACCCCCAGGCCAACCGGTCACTGGCTGTCAGGATGATTGAATGGGGAGGACTGGTGACGGAGTTTATAAGCGAGACCAATCCCGATAGGGAAAATTTTCCGAAACGGAACCGGATCATTGCCGGACTTGCCGATGCAGTTGTGGTTGTGGAAGCCGGCAGGAAGGGTGGAGCCCTGATCACGGCGGAAATCGCCAATTCGTACAACCGCGATGTGTTTGCTGTTCCGGGGAGACTATCGGATGAATATTCGGTAGGATGTAACTTCCTGATCAGGACCAATAAAGCTGCCCTGATACAATCAAACGAGGATATCATTTACCTGATGGGATGGGAAAAATCCGGGGAATTCACCGGCAGCAGGCAGGCATTGCTGTTTCATTCGCTGACACAGGAGGAGGAGATGCTGGTGAAAATCCTGGATGCACAGGGGGAATGCACCGTTGATTGGTTGTCGCTGCAATCAGGTCTTACACTGGGGAAAGTGACTTCCCTGCTGCTGACCCTGGAGTTCAAAGGAATCGTTAAAAGCTTGCCAGGGAAGATTTATAAGATGGGATGA
- the rsgA gene encoding ribosome small subunit-dependent GTPase A produces the protein MEGLVTKSTGSWYLVRLPDGTHLSCTLRGNLRLRGIKTTNPVAVGDRVEVEYSSDRGVGVIRDILKRHNYIIRKSTKLSKISHIIAANIDQAFLIATLAQPRTSTGFIDRFLVTAEAYHIPAGLIFNKQDLYDKELQQRHDELVALYSHIGYACFGTSALTGEGIRSLAYALQHKTTLFSGHSGVGKSEIINVLEPGLKLRTAEVSSYHLKGVHTTTFAELFELSSGGFIIDTPGIREFGLIDFKKEEVAERFPEMRALMHQCQFHNCTHVHEPRCAVKKALEEGTIDAGRYRNYLRILQGDWDEMII, from the coding sequence ATGGAAGGGCTCGTTACAAAATCCACCGGCAGCTGGTATCTGGTCCGTTTACCCGACGGCACACATCTTTCCTGCACACTCAGGGGAAACCTCCGCCTTCGGGGGATCAAGACCACCAATCCCGTTGCCGTGGGCGACAGAGTGGAGGTGGAATATTCCAGCGACAGAGGAGTTGGCGTGATCAGGGATATCCTTAAAAGGCACAATTATATCATCCGGAAATCAACCAAATTATCAAAGATATCCCACATCATCGCTGCCAACATAGACCAGGCCTTTCTCATTGCCACCCTGGCCCAGCCCCGTACATCCACCGGGTTTATCGACCGGTTCCTGGTAACGGCGGAAGCCTATCATATTCCGGCCGGACTGATCTTCAACAAGCAGGATCTGTATGATAAGGAACTCCAGCAGCGTCACGATGAACTGGTCGCATTGTATTCGCACATAGGCTATGCTTGTTTTGGGACATCTGCCCTGACCGGGGAAGGCATTAGATCGCTGGCCTATGCTCTGCAGCATAAAACCACCCTTTTTTCCGGTCATTCGGGTGTTGGAAAGTCAGAAATAATCAATGTTCTGGAGCCGGGATTGAAATTAAGGACTGCCGAAGTCTCCTCCTACCACCTCAAGGGGGTTCATACGACCACTTTTGCAGAGCTTTTTGAGCTCTCCTCCGGAGGATTCATCATTGATACCCCCGGGATCAGGGAATTTGGGCTGATTGATTTCAAAAAAGAGGAAGTTGCCGAGCGGTTTCCCGAGATGCGTGCTCTGATGCATCAGTGCCAGTTCCATAACTGCACCCACGTCCACGAGCCCCGGTGCGCTGTCAAAAAAGCCCTGGAGGAAGGAACGATCGATGCCGGGAGGTATCGGAACTATTTACGCATCCTTCAGGGCGACTGGGATGAGATGATCATATAA
- the dtd gene encoding D-aminoacyl-tRNA deacylase — protein MRVVIQRVKNASVVINGKVKGQIGQGLLILLGVEPADTLEDAEWLCGKIVRLRIFDDPGGVMNLAVTDVHGEILVISQFTLHASTKKGNRPSYIRAARPEVAIPLYDHFIRTLQGLMGTPVQSGDFGALMQVALVNDGPVTILIDSRNKE, from the coding sequence ATGCGTGTCGTCATTCAGCGTGTTAAGAATGCTTCCGTGGTGATCAACGGAAAAGTAAAAGGACAGATTGGTCAGGGCCTGCTCATTTTGCTGGGTGTTGAACCGGCTGACACCCTGGAGGATGCGGAGTGGCTGTGCGGCAAGATCGTACGGCTGAGGATCTTTGATGATCCCGGGGGTGTGATGAACCTGGCTGTGACCGATGTCCATGGAGAAATCCTGGTCATCAGCCAGTTCACCCTGCACGCCAGCACAAAGAAAGGGAACCGGCCTTCCTATATCCGCGCTGCCCGCCCTGAAGTGGCCATTCCGTTGTATGATCACTTCATCCGGACCCTGCAGGGATTGATGGGTACACCTGTCCAAAGCGGGGACTTCGGAGCCCTGATGCAGGTGGCCCTGGTCAACGACGGACCGGTCACCATCCTGATCGACAGCCGGAACAAAGAATAG
- a CDS encoding TonB-dependent receptor, with product MKFLVKIFSSGFLLLMVLQLTVKEATAQDGTIRGFVYDQTNGEPVIYTNVYLYQTSHGGATDENGYFAISHIPPGDYTLMVTFIGYDTLRMPVTIRPNDVITKQLYLKEASYVLKGIDITAERSESKTETMVSVIKITPKQISQIPSIGGIPDLAQYLQVLPGVIFTGDQGGQLYIRGGSPVQNKVLLDGMTIYNPFHSIGLFSVFETDIIRNTEVFTGGFGAEYGDRISSVIDITTRDGNKKRFAGKVGASTFGAELLIEGPIKKQREGGSGSSSFILSGRHSYLDKSSEIFYQYIDSAGLPFTFTDLYGKISLNAANGSKVNFFGFRYDDRVNDYQSIADYHWDSYGVGTNFLVIPGKSPALMEGYIAYTDYKITLDEGTSPTRSSQINGFNLGLDFTYLLGKDMIKYGVEMMGFKTLFDFYNSLNRKIEQKENTTELGIYIQYKMIAGKFLIEPSFRVQWYASLGDLSPEPRLALKYNATDDFRIKLAGGLYSQNLISARSDRDVVNLFYGFLSGPDNLPEEFDGKDVNHKLQKAQHAILGFEYNLGRHIIFNLEGYYKNFSQLTNLNRNKIYDDSEDNADKPDELKKDFIIEKGYATGMDFSVKTEYERFYFWGVYSLGYIKLDDGIIGYYPHYDRRHNVNLVLTYTLGPARTWEFSSRWNLGTGFPFTETQGFYEKITFYDGINTDYTTVNGNLGIQYGEVNQGRLPVFHRLDINFKKIFFIGNHAKLEINLGATNVYNRDNVFYIDRVTNERVDQLPIMPSLGLKYSF from the coding sequence ATGAAGTTCCTCGTTAAGATTTTCAGTTCAGGATTCCTTTTATTGATGGTCTTACAGCTGACAGTAAAGGAAGCTACAGCCCAGGATGGGACCATCAGGGGATTCGTTTACGATCAAACCAACGGGGAACCCGTCATTTACACCAATGTCTATCTCTATCAGACAAGCCATGGTGGAGCCACCGACGAGAATGGCTACTTTGCCATATCCCACATTCCACCCGGTGATTATACCTTGATGGTGACCTTCATCGGATATGACACACTGCGCATGCCCGTCACCATCAGACCCAATGATGTAATAACCAAACAGTTGTATCTGAAGGAGGCTTCCTATGTCCTGAAGGGCATTGACATAACGGCCGAGCGGAGTGAATCAAAAACAGAGACCATGGTATCGGTCATCAAGATCACCCCGAAACAAATCAGCCAGATCCCTTCCATCGGTGGAATTCCTGACCTGGCGCAATACCTGCAGGTGCTTCCGGGGGTGATCTTCACAGGGGACCAGGGGGGGCAGCTCTATATCCGGGGAGGCTCACCTGTCCAGAATAAGGTGCTCCTTGACGGAATGACCATCTATAATCCCTTTCATTCCATTGGGCTGTTTTCTGTCTTCGAAACGGATATCATCCGGAATACGGAAGTTTTCACCGGGGGCTTCGGAGCTGAATATGGCGACAGGATCTCATCGGTGATCGACATCACAACGCGCGACGGCAATAAAAAACGGTTTGCCGGGAAGGTGGGGGCCAGCACATTCGGCGCAGAACTGCTCATTGAAGGTCCGATTAAAAAACAACGTGAAGGCGGCTCGGGAAGTTCCTCCTTCATCCTCTCCGGACGTCATTCCTACCTGGACAAATCCTCTGAAATATTTTACCAGTATATTGACTCTGCAGGATTGCCTTTTACCTTTACCGACCTCTACGGGAAAATATCGCTGAATGCCGCCAACGGCAGCAAGGTCAATTTTTTTGGTTTCCGGTATGATGACAGAGTCAATGATTATCAGTCGATCGCCGATTATCACTGGGATTCCTATGGCGTTGGCACCAACTTCCTGGTCATTCCGGGGAAATCCCCGGCCTTGATGGAAGGATATATCGCCTATACCGACTATAAGATCACCCTCGATGAAGGTACCAGTCCAACACGGTCGAGCCAGATCAACGGATTCAATCTTGGCCTCGACTTCACCTATCTGCTGGGAAAGGATATGATAAAGTATGGTGTTGAGATGATGGGATTTAAAACATTGTTTGATTTTTACAACTCCCTCAACCGCAAGATCGAGCAAAAAGAGAACACCACTGAACTGGGAATTTACATCCAGTATAAGATGATCGCAGGGAAGTTCCTGATCGAACCGAGCTTCCGGGTCCAATGGTATGCATCGCTCGGAGACCTGTCACCGGAGCCACGCCTGGCCTTAAAATACAATGCCACGGATGACTTCAGGATCAAGCTGGCTGGCGGATTATACTCCCAGAACCTGATCAGTGCCCGGTCGGACCGCGACGTGGTGAACCTGTTCTACGGATTTCTGTCAGGGCCCGACAACCTGCCTGAGGAATTCGACGGCAAGGATGTGAACCACAAACTGCAAAAGGCCCAGCATGCCATCCTTGGATTTGAATATAACCTGGGAAGGCATATCATCTTTAACCTGGAGGGATATTATAAAAACTTCTCCCAGCTGACCAATCTTAACCGCAACAAGATCTATGACGATTCCGAAGACAATGCGGATAAGCCTGATGAACTGAAGAAGGATTTCATCATTGAAAAGGGATATGCCACAGGGATGGATTTTTCGGTCAAGACCGAATATGAGCGGTTTTATTTCTGGGGTGTGTACTCACTGGGATACATCAAACTGGATGACGGCATCATCGGATACTACCCGCACTATGATCGTCGCCACAATGTGAATCTCGTTCTGACGTATACCCTTGGTCCGGCCAGAACCTGGGAATTCAGTTCACGGTGGAATCTGGGCACTGGGTTCCCGTTTACGGAAACCCAGGGATTTTACGAAAAAATAACGTTTTATGATGGGATCAACACGGATTACACCACTGTAAACGGAAACCTGGGTATCCAATATGGCGAGGTCAACCAGGGCCGTTTACCGGTTTTTCACCGGTTGGACATCAACTTCAAAAAGATTTTCTTTATAGGGAACCACGCGAAATTGGAGATCAACCTGGGAGCCACCAACGTATACAACCGGGATAATGTATTTTATATCGACCGTGTCACCAACGAACGGGTGGACCAGTTACCTATCATGCCCAGCCTGGGCCTGAAATATAGCTTTTAA
- the icd gene encoding NADP-dependent isocitrate dehydrogenase — translation MKGKKIALQQGRLVVPDHPIIPFIEGDGTGPDIWRAARRVFDASVEKAYRGHRQVIWKEVFAGENSFNRFGQWLPAETVEAFREHLVGIKGPLTTPIGGGIRSLNVALRQELDLYTCLRPVRYIPGVPSPVVRPQDVDMIIFRENTEDIYAGIEWAAGTPEVKKVIGFLQKEMGVDRIRFPETSGIGIKPVSMEGTKRLVRAAIRYALDNGRTSVTLVHKGNIMKFTEGGFKNWGYEVAQQEYRNQTVTERESWILSNQDANPGLTAEQNAQRIEPGYYLMTDSQKGAVRREVEQALTLVPTHGNGQWKSKLLIRDSIADITLQQVLTRATEFDIIATLNLNGDYLSDALAAQVGGIGIAPGANINWESGHAIFEATHGTAPKYANLDKVNPGSVILSGGMMLGYLGWKEAGEMIWNGLVRTIAQKRVTYDYHRMMPEATLLKCSEFASAIIENME, via the coding sequence ATGAAAGGTAAAAAAATAGCACTTCAGCAGGGGCGGCTGGTGGTCCCTGATCATCCCATCATTCCGTTCATAGAGGGCGACGGCACCGGTCCTGACATCTGGCGGGCAGCCAGGCGTGTATTCGATGCGTCGGTGGAGAAAGCTTACAGGGGCCACCGGCAGGTCATCTGGAAGGAGGTTTTCGCGGGCGAGAATTCGTTCAACCGCTTTGGGCAATGGCTCCCAGCGGAGACTGTTGAAGCCTTCAGGGAACACCTGGTGGGCATCAAAGGTCCCCTGACCACCCCCATAGGGGGAGGCATCCGCTCATTGAACGTCGCTTTGCGTCAGGAGCTCGACCTTTACACCTGCCTGCGGCCGGTACGGTATATTCCGGGAGTCCCTTCACCGGTGGTCAGACCACAGGATGTGGACATGATCATCTTCCGTGAGAATACGGAAGATATTTATGCAGGGATCGAGTGGGCGGCGGGTACACCAGAGGTTAAAAAGGTGATTGGTTTCCTTCAGAAGGAGATGGGGGTTGACCGGATCCGTTTTCCTGAAACCTCCGGTATCGGTATCAAACCCGTTTCCATGGAAGGGACCAAACGGCTGGTCCGTGCTGCGATCCGGTATGCGCTGGACAACGGAAGAACTTCGGTCACCCTGGTGCACAAAGGCAATATCATGAAGTTTACGGAGGGTGGATTCAAGAACTGGGGATATGAAGTTGCACAGCAGGAGTACCGGAATCAAACCGTGACCGAACGCGAAAGCTGGATCCTTTCCAACCAGGATGCCAACCCCGGTCTCACAGCGGAACAGAATGCGCAACGGATCGAGCCTGGATATTACCTGATGACTGATTCCCAGAAGGGTGCTGTGCGCAGGGAGGTGGAACAGGCTCTGACACTGGTGCCCACGCATGGCAATGGCCAGTGGAAGAGCAAACTGCTGATCCGCGACAGCATTGCCGACATCACCCTGCAGCAGGTTCTCACCAGGGCCACAGAATTCGATATCATCGCCACGCTTAATCTGAACGGGGATTATTTATCAGATGCCCTGGCCGCACAGGTGGGCGGCATCGGAATCGCACCGGGAGCCAACATCAACTGGGAAAGCGGACACGCCATCTTTGAAGCCACTCACGGGACTGCACCCAAATATGCCAATCTGGATAAGGTCAATCCCGGCTCGGTGATCCTTTCCGGGGGAATGATGCTCGGTTACCTGGGCTGGAAGGAGGCTGGAGAAATGATATGGAACGGGCTGGTAAGAACGATTGCACAGAAAAGAGTCACCTACGACTACCACCGGATGATGCCGGAAGCCACCCTTTTAAAATGTTCCGAATTTGCCTCTGCGATCATCGAAAATATGGAATGA